The Rhodothermia bacterium genome includes a window with the following:
- a CDS encoding TonB-dependent receptor, with translation MVNYYGYNHLGTTETNQENVEDYMRLLDTNNPSSSIASTAPYRPRYYGGYVQDRIQTETLKLEAGLRWDVFDSQAKVLKDPYALVEIVRAGDLPSHPANIDPFDGVLYKDGDPTAPVVGYRNKDGLFYDVTGKETTFDQLRDQYGARHVSTKSTLTEAVFTPYAPVTRLLPRIAFSLKATDNTLLMANYAVTSQRPSVGFMSLSNYAAYNGSLETNNALEPAYTIGYSMGVQHRLSAHAAIYAEVYSRQQKKLPGYKNLIFTFPWSSQGITQNIDQKQIKGLEAGVFAQHPAGISVAANYTLLMSELRYGFGINPYKGFSILGATDYTQKQTVRVGHNQRHQFNALFSFRPIGKSLPTVFQQPFFKGVGLTTLFVYKSGLPYNTNLNPFDAVIAGIERIPSFSVSEMLATYRLDLKVEKQFELGSSTQLTAYLEVQNVLNRGNVFKVFGYTGQPDEDGFLSSPNGLQSYPIGTLRRDLYENIVLHQRDFYGMPRLARAGLRFGF, from the coding sequence CCAGATATTATGGTGGGTACGTCCAAGATAGGATACAGACCGAGACCCTCAAATTGGAGGCGGGACTTCGGTGGGATGTTTTTGATAGCCAAGCCAAGGTTCTGAAAGACCCATACGCTTTGGTCGAAATTGTTCGTGCAGGCGATCTACCGAGCCATCCCGCCAATATTGATCCGTTTGATGGAGTTTTGTATAAAGATGGCGATCCTACTGCGCCTGTTGTAGGCTACCGCAATAAGGATGGTCTTTTCTATGATGTTACCGGAAAAGAGACCACCTTTGATCAGTTGCGTGATCAGTACGGCGCACGTCACGTTTCAACAAAATCAACCTTGACCGAGGCCGTTTTTACACCTTATGCACCCGTTACTCGCCTTTTACCACGCATTGCATTTAGCCTGAAAGCGACCGATAATACCTTGCTGATGGCAAATTATGCCGTTACATCACAGCGCCCGTCCGTAGGCTTTATGAGTCTCTCAAACTATGCGGCTTATAATGGTTCTCTTGAAACAAACAATGCCTTGGAACCAGCCTATACCATTGGCTATAGCATGGGCGTGCAACATAGGCTCTCCGCTCATGCAGCTATTTATGCAGAAGTTTATTCTCGGCAACAAAAAAAACTACCCGGATATAAAAACCTAATCTTTACCTTCCCGTGGTCAAGTCAGGGAATTACACAAAACATAGACCAAAAGCAGATTAAAGGACTTGAAGCAGGTGTTTTTGCACAACATCCGGCAGGTATTTCGGTAGCCGCAAATTACACCTTGCTTATGAGTGAATTGAGATATGGCTTTGGGATTAATCCCTACAAAGGCTTTAGCATCTTGGGTGCTACAGACTACACCCAAAAGCAAACAGTACGGGTGGGCCACAACCAACGTCATCAATTTAACGCCTTATTTAGCTTCCGGCCTATTGGCAAATCACTTCCAACTGTATTCCAGCAACCCTTTTTCAAAGGGGTAGGATTAACCACCCTCTTTGTCTATAAATCAGGATTACCTTATAACACAAACCTCAATCCGTTCGATGCGGTTATTGCAGGCATAGAAAGGATTCCCAGTTTCTCTGTCTCGGAAATGCTAGCAACCTATCGGTTAGACCTGAAGGTGGAAAAGCAATTCGAGTTGGGGTCTTCTACCCAATTGACCGCCTATTTAGAGGTGCAAAATGTATTGAATAGAGGAAATGTATTTAAGGTCTTTGGCTATACCGGACAACCCGACGAAGATGGTTTTCTTAGTAGTCCTAATGGCTTACAAAGCTATCCCATAGGCACGCTTCGTCGTGATCTGTATGAAAATATCGTACTTCATCAGCGCGATTTTTATGGTATGCCCCGCTTAGCGCGGGCAGGCCTTCGGTTTGGGTTCTAA